From Epinephelus lanceolatus isolate andai-2023 chromosome 12, ASM4190304v1, whole genome shotgun sequence, the proteins below share one genomic window:
- the tmem200cb gene encoding transmembrane protein 200C, with product MIATGGLLRMNRRQDSLRSKNRAENKRKRKSKKKKKNDVVIVKGKLNLCSPAGCVAAVGVIVLMVGISMAVLGYWPSQNQQQYQERRRTGGYHVNRMSYSKSPPVSSNVTHSKPPSGQMSSLNQSHSNSSTTDSSRNCGFLCDFLNNYLYSDNLKVFGPLVMGIGIFLFICANAVLHENRDKKTKIINLRDIYSTVIDLHSIRSKEYSPLNGLVNYTQSRNAEGPSGSFPASGMLTRSSWPSTGLSPQGELGGDEVLRRPSLASRPRSWSRDVQTFTDTVYSIYKDYSNSSEHAPQPRQWETTSIVTSSVNAFTLPVIKLNNCEVEESERAEAEGRSAEGVVIEAAAVETISEEGQASSSRTDETDTKEEEEASTPDSPPTRQSHEDISTDTTDQQGTPQAQPQAQWTQLFPPSPVARAMGSRLSLNSLTEQPRSARRCSLSVSVCRQGDRARRFSCPRLERSNSKGYIKLADLGGESFEAPDTDTSLVATEQEVATGAAAAEEGAQGEDDLVTPSTSAES from the coding sequence ATGATAGCCACAGGTGGCCTGCTGCGCATGAACAGGCGCCAGGATTCCCTCCGCTCCAAAAACCGAGCGGAAAACAAAAGGAAGCGGAAAtccaagaaaaagaagaagaacgaCGTGGTGATCGTGAAGGGGAAGCTCAACCTGTGCTCCCCGGCCGGTTGCGTGGCCGCTGTTGGAGTTATAGTTCTCATGGTGGGGATTTCCATGGCGGTACTGGGCTACTGGCCCAGCCAGAACCAGCAGCAGTACCAGGAGCGCCGCAGAACTGGAGGGTACCACGTCAACAGGATGAGCTACTCCAAGAGTCCGCCTGTTTCCTCTAACGTGACCCATAGTAAGCCTCCCTCCGGACAGATGAGTTCATTAAACCAGAGCCATTCTAACAGCAGCACCACCGACTCATCCCGTAATTGTGGCTTCCTGTGTGACTTCCTGAATAATTACCTGTACTCGGACAATCTGAAAGTCTTCGGACCGCTGGTGATGGGAATCGGCATTTTCCTTTTCATCTGCGCCAATGCAGTCCTCCATGAAAACCGAGACAagaaaaccaaaatcatcaacctgAGGGATATCTACTCCACAGTTATAGATCTACACAGCATACGGTCGAAGGAGTACTCGCCTCTGAATGGTTTGGTGAACTACACTCAGTCGAGGAACGCCGAGGGCCCGTCGGGGTCATTCCCTGCAAGTGGGATGCTTACTCGCAGCTCCTGGCCCTCCACTGGACTCAGCCCCCAGGGTGAGTTAGGGGGCGATGAGGTGTTGAGGCGCCCGTCGTTGGCCAGCAGGCCTCGTAGCTGGTCCAGAGATGTCCAGACCTTCACGGACACTGTCTACAGCATCTACAAAGACTACAGCAATAGCAGCGAGCACGCCCCACAGCCCCGACAGTGGGAGACCACCTCTATCGTCACCTCCTCTGTGAACGCTTTCACCCTCcctgtgataaaactgaacaactGTGAGGTAGAGGAGTCTGAGAGAGCAGAGGCAGAGGGACGCTCGGCGGAGGGGGTCGTTATCGAGGCTGCTGCTGTTGAAACAATTAGCGAGGAAGGACAAGCCAGCAGCAGCCGGACTGATGAGACGGAcacaaaagaggaggaggaggcttcGACGCCGGATTCCCCACCAACCCGCCAGAGCCATGAGGACATAAGCACAGACACAACTGACCAACAGGGGACGCCGCAGGCTCAGCCTCAAGCACAGTGGACTCAGCTGTTTCCTCCATCGCCTGTTGCCAGGGCGATGGGGTCACGGCTGTCGCTCAACTCTCTCACGGAGCAGCCCAGGTCTGCACGCCGCTGcagcctgtctgtgtctgtgtgtcgtcAGGGCGACAGAGCCAGGCGCTTCAGCTGCCCTCGTCTGGAGCGCTCCAACAGTAAGGGCTACATCAAACTGGCTGACCTGGGGGGCGAGTCCTTCGAAGCCCCTGACACGGACACTTCTTTAGTGGCCACCGAACAGGAAGTAGCAACAGGTGCAGCAGCAGCGGAGGAAGGAGCTCAGGGAGAGGACGATCTGGTGACACCCAGCACCTCTGCAGAATCCtag